A window of Pomacea canaliculata isolate SZHN2017 linkage group LG3, ASM307304v1, whole genome shotgun sequence contains these coding sequences:
- the LOC112559473 gene encoding 26S proteasome non-ATPase regulatory subunit 12-like, which yields MAAVEAVGGDGRIQKMEVDYSSTVDEKIPKCEQLTKQGKLTEALDILLSLEKQTRTASDTHSTGKILMAVVKCCFEAKNWDALNENIVLLTKKRGQIKQAVTKMIQEACTYVEKTPNLDIKLKLIDTLRTVTAGKIYVEIERARLTRTLAKIKEDAGKISEAADILQELQVETFGSMERKEKVDFILEQMRLCLAKKDYIRTQIISKKVSNKFFEEQGTMDLKLKFYQLMIELDEHEGSYLEISKHYRAIYETPQIKENKDKMKEALKCVVLYLVLAPYDNEQSDLIHRVKEDKNLEQLPVYRDLLKCFTTPELIQWKLLCQNFEAELKTGSAASPPTHVFNLKQENGVKRWADLKSRVVEHNIRVMAKYYTRVRIRRMSELLDLADSETEEFLSTLVVGGTVAAKMDRLAGVVQFAQHKDPSDILNDWAASLGQLMGLLNKTNHLINKEEMIHFLH from the exons ATGGCGGCGGTAGAAGCGGTCGGTGGCGATGGCCGCATTCAGAAAATGGAAGTGGATTACAGTTCTACTGTTGACGAAAAAATTCCGAAATGTGAACAACTTACGAAG CAAGGAAAGCTGACCGAGGCATTAGACATCTTACTGTCCTTGGAAAAACAGACCAGAACG GCTTCAGATACTCATTCCACAGGGAAGATTTTGATGGCAGTTGTGAAGTGTTGCTTTGAGGCCAAGAACTGGGATGCTCTGAATGAGAATATTGTCCTTTTAACCAAAAAGAGGGGACAGATCAAACAG GCAGTCACAAAGATGATCCAGGAAGCTTGTACATATgtggaaaaaaccccaaatttGGACATCAAGCTGAAGTTGATTGACACTTTGCGCACTGTCACTGCAGGCAAG ATTTACGTTGAGATAGAACGTGCAAGACTCACTAGAACCCTTGCCAAGATCAAAGAAGATGCTGGAAAAATCTCAGAAGCTGCAGATATTCTTCAGGAACTACAG GTGGAAACATTTGGTTCTatggaaaggaaggaaaaagtaGATTTCATTCTGGAGCAAATGCGGCTGTGTCTTGCCAAAAAGGACTATATCCGCACACAAATTATCAGCAAGAAAGTCAGCAACAAGTTCTTTGAGGAGCAAGGCACTATG GATCTGAAATTGAAGTTCTATCAGCTGATGATTGAGTTGGATGAGCACGAGGGATCCTACCTGGAGATCAGCAAACACTACAGAGCCATCTATGAAACCccacagataaaagaaaacaaggacaaAATGAAAGAG GCCTTAAAGTGTGTTGTCCTCTACTTGGTATTGGCACCTTATGACAATGAACAGTCAGACCTCATTCATCGCGTCAAGGAGGACAAGAATCTGGAGCAGCTGCCCGTATATAG GGACCTGCTGAAGTGCTTCACCACACCAGAACTGATCCAGTGGAAGCTACTCTGCCAGAACTTCGAGGCAGAACTCAAGACAGGTTCAGCAGCTAGCCCCCCTACCCACGTCTTCAACCTGAAGCAGGAGAATGGTGTGAAGCGCTGGGCAGACTTGAAGAGCCGTGTGGTGGAGCAT aacATAAGGGTGATGGCTAAGTATTACACACGTGTCCGCATCAGAAGAATGTCAGAACTGCTGGATCTTGCCGATTCT GAGACAGAGGAGTTCCTTTCTACTCTGGTTGTTGGAGGCACAGTGGCAGCCAAGATGGACCGGCTTGCAGGGGTGGTGCAATTTGCCCAGCATAAGGACCCCAGTGACATACTGAATGATTGGGCAGCCAGCTTGGGGCAGCTGATGGGACTGCTGAACAAGACCAACCATCTCATCAATAAGGAGGAGATGATACATTTCCTGCACTAA